Proteins from one Rosa chinensis cultivar Old Blush chromosome 7, RchiOBHm-V2, whole genome shotgun sequence genomic window:
- the LOC112180779 gene encoding BRCT domain-containing protein At4g02110 yields MMESRAPPPKTFLGVRFVLLGFDPMNERQVRSKLLDCGGSDVGLYSPNCTHLIVDRITYDHPVCVAARNDGKTVVTALWVHHSFDVGMPLDAAAIIYRPLKHLNGIPGAKNLLMCLTGYHGQDRDDIMTMVGLMGAQFSKPLVASKVTHLICYKFEGDKYKLAKQLPQIKIVNHRWLEDCLRDWVLLQEDKYNQSGYELEIMEAEARDSEDEAEDTFIKQSVGRSMNKSCHNIQAGSPVPFRIPKSEGEVTMVPQNSVEKSISRNEDEFDQASRFFDVHVSKVPSPQDACKFKDAPLGEHNDLHHTTPDSKKKDDMASTFGSAERSPPHSDRKLSYSRQSPWKSTLPLYLGDKSSYGSRSSKAPIRKLSVNDDFASSPFRAEENEKIDSNCVEALVKGNHVHNEEESTGILPQKWTPDHSYASPKLQKTSYDAKSSIVRSPTCDTSPKEIPASLIDRSYKTTSHCINRCDEKSLHKTTTCLNAAETSGAVVSPTKSSTLTKKSLTCDVPSSTTLISEIGHDGNVNKKTPLSTFQRLRKSPLSSKPGIGDLAMEESTTTVSETLEPQNQQQDVQGSSPRNELSVINNSNDLANLDLHKGGTDDSTKSDRKKMLSKKTLGSRPKLTSANLKFSVYLDEDASLNVATVDTNAADQEKPPTALKPDLLSPDVSVKALKMAEVKDVTTSGNVSESKIDSLDDETEAPAEEDQHELESILEAKMTEKSEGVQHMSNYSNPRVQGDAMASGENMQENEQAETVSVLVESTSNGVGDKGKKNSGRKRRLGKTKLKTVPAVTDKMNSRKGVSEDLLNHSDPCVHGDGMASMGNMQENEQGESISVLVESTSKGVGVIGKKNSGKKGPLGKTKLKTVPAVTDKMNSEKGVSEDILNHSKPCVHGDLMASVEKIKGNEQGESVSMLVETTSKGDGAKGKKNYGKKCPLGRTKLKTSPAATETENTEETEMEEEGLACPVGKSKCCSEPKSKPVDSSELKENRPIACGDQNISKAKEQAEKSHVKCNYTPMEINQKLAKISRNSSMQEVKASDRVKTQPEWFILSGHQFERKEFQQIIKRLKGRCCRDSHNWSYQATHFIIPGPIRRIEKFFAAAASGRWILKSDYLAASNQAGKFVAEEPYEWYKSGLSEDGTINLEAPRKWRLLRERTGHGAFHGMRIIIYGDCIAPRLDTLKRVVKAGDGTILATCPPYTRFLNSGVDFAIVSPGMPRVDMWVQEFLKHEIPCVVADYLVEYVCKPGYPLERHVLYNTHAWAEKSFSRLQNKAEEVLVVVEEEEENRTYTPMDDSGNSDIPCVVCRSCDRGEVMLICGNESGSVGCGIGTHIDCCSPPLEDVPEGDWFCPKCSSQSKNASNPSKKRKKGKSK; encoded by the exons ATGATGGAGAGCCGTGCTCCGCCGCCCAAAACGTTTCTGGGCGTCCGTTTCGTTCTCTTGGGTTTCGACCCCATGAACGAACGCCAG GTTCGATCTAAGCTGCTAGATTGCGGTGGATCTGATGTCGGTCTCTATTCCCCAAACTGCACTCACCTCATTGTGGATAGGATTACCTAT GATCATCCTGTATGTGTTGCTGCTCGAAACGACGGCAAAACGGTTGTCACGGCTTTGTGggttcaccatagttttgatgTTGGAATGCCCCTTGATGCCGCTGCT ATTATATACAGGCCTCTCAAGCATTTGAATGGTATTCCTGGTGCCAAGAATTTACTGATGTGCTTGACTGGATATCATGGACAAGATAGAGATGACATTATG ACAATGGTTGGTTTAATGGGTGCTCAGTTTTCTAAACCATTGGTGGCAAGCAAAGTCACTCATCTCATTTGCTACAAATTTGAAG GGGACAAGTATAAACTTGCCAAACAACTCCCTCAGATTAAGATTGTCAATCATCGCTGGTTGGAAGATTG CTTAAGGGATTGGGTTCTTCTTCAGGAAGATAAATATAACCAGAG TGGCTATGAGTTGGAGATAATGGAGGCTGAGGCTAGGGATTCTGAAGATGAGGCTGAAGACACCTTTATAAAGCAATCTGTTGGGAGAAGCATGAATAAGAGTTGCCACAATATACAGGCTGGTTCTCCAGTTCCTTTTCGAATTCCGAAGTCAGAAGGAGAGGTGACTATGGTTCCCCAAAATTCTGTTGAGAAATCTATTTCTCGGAATGAAGATGAATTTGATCAAGCTTCAAGATTTTTTGACGTTCACGTTTCCAAGGTACCTAGCCCTCAGGATGCATGTAAATTTAAAGATGCTCCACTTGGTGAGCATAATGACCTCCATCACACAACTCCAGATTCTAAGAAGAAAGATGACATGGCATCTACATTTGGATCTGCTGAAAGGTCACCCCCTCATTCTGATAGGAAACTAAGCTACTCCAGGCAATCACCATGGAAATCCACACTTCCATTATACTTGGGAGATAAATCAAGCTATGGAAGTAGGTCGTCTAAAGCGCCTATTCGCAAGTTAAGTGTCAATGATGATTTTGCCTCTTCTCCCTTCAGGGcggaagaaaatgaaaaaattgaCTCTAATTGTGTGGAAGCTCTCGTGAAAGGAAATCATGTACACAATGAAGAAGAGTCAACTGGTATATTGCCACAAAAATGGACACCAGATCATTCTTATGCAAGCCCCAAATTACAGAAGACAAGTTATGATGCAAAGTCAAGCATTGTGAGAAGTCCAACATGTGATACATCCCCCAAAGAAATACCAGCATCTTTGATTGATCGTTCATATAAGACTACTAGTCATTGTATTAACAGATGTGATGAAAAATCTCTGCATAAGACTACGACGTGTTTGAATGCTGCAGAAACCTCAGGTGCTGTTGTGtcaccaacaaaatcatctaCTTTAACCAAGAAGTCATTGACATGTGACGTGCCTTCCTCCACGACTCTGATCTCAGAGATCGGCCATGATGGCAATGTCAACAAGAAAACACCTCTATCCACATTTCAGAGGTTAAGAAAGTCCCCCTTATCCAGCAAGCCTGGCATTGGAGATTTGGCAATGGAAGAATCTACAACTACAGTGAGCGAAACATTGGAACCACAAAATCAGCAACAAGATGTTCAGGGTTCATCTCCAAGAAACGAACTGTCGGTGATTAATAATTCCAACGACCTTGCTAACTTGGACCTGCATAAAGGTGGAACTGATGACTCGACAAAATCAGATAGGAAGAAGATGCTCTCCAAGAAGACTCTAGGTTCTAGGCCGAAGTTAACTTCAGCAAACCTCAAGTTTTCTGTTTACTTGGATGAAGATGCCTCCTTAAATGTTGCCACTGTTGATACCAATGCAGCAGATCAGGAGAAACCCCCCACTGCCTTAAAGCCTGATCTGCTTTCTCCAGATGTTAGTGTAAAAGCACTGAAGATGGCAGAGGTTAAAGATGTTACTACATCTGGAAATGTTTCTGAGAGTAAAATCGACTCTCTGGATGATGAAACTGAGGCTCCTGCAGAAGAAGATCAACATGAATTAGAGAGTATACTTGAAGCAAAAATGACAGAGAAATCAGAAGGGGTGCAGCATATGTCAAATTACTCCAATCCCCGTGTTCAAGGTGATGCAATGGCCTCAGGGGAAAATATGCAAGAAAATGAACAAGCAGAGACAGTTTCTGTGCTGGTTGAATCAACCTCAAATGGAGTTGGTGATAAAGGGAAGAAGAACAGTGGGAGAAAGCGTCGTTTGGGTAAAACTAAGTTGAAGACTGTTCCTGCCGTCACTGATAAAATGAACTCACGGAAAGGTGTCTCTGAGGATTTATTAAATCACTCCGATCCCTGTGTCCATGGTGATGGAATGGCCTCGATGGGAAATATGCAAGAAAATGAACAAGGAGAATCAATTTCTGTGCTGGTTGAATCAACCTCAAAAGGAGTTGGTGTTATAGGAAAGAAGAACAGTGGGAAAAAGGGTCCTTTGGGTAAAACTAAGTTGAAGACTGTTCCTGCCGTCACTGATAAAATGAACTCAGAGAAAGGTGTCTCTGAGGATATATTAAATCACTCCAAGCCCTGTGTCCATGGTGATTTAATGGCCTCAGTGGAAAAGATAAAAGGAAATGAACAAGGAGAGTCAGTTTCTATGCTGGTTGAAACAACCTCGAAAGGAGATGGTgctaaaggaaagaagaactaTGGGAAAAAGTGTCCTTTGGGCAGAACCAAGTTGAAGACTTCTCCTGCCGCCACTGAGACTGAGAACACTGAGGAGACAGAGATGGAAGAGGAAGGACTTGCATGTCCAGTAGGCAAATCTAAGTGCTGCAGTGAACCCAAAAGTAAGCCAGTGGACTCGTCTGAACTGAAGGAAAACAGGCCAATTGCTTGTGGAGATCAAAATATAAGCAAGGCAAAAGAGCAGGCAGAAAAGTCACATGTTAAATGTAATTATACTCCAATGGAGATCAATCAAAAGTTGGCGAAGATCAGTCGGAATTCTTCAATGCAAGAGGTGAAGGCTTCAGACAGAGTTAAAACTCAACCTGAATGGTTTATTTTGAGTGGACATCAGTTCGAAAGAAAGGAGTTTCAGCAAATTATCAAGCGCTTGAAGGGAAGGTGCTGCCGTGATTCACATAACTGGTCTTACCAGGCAACACATTTCATCATTCCAGGACCAATTCGCAGGATAGAAAAGTTTTTTGCTGCTGCAGCATCTGGAAG GTGGATTCTTAAAAGTGATTATTTGGCAGCTAGTAATCAGGCAGGAAAATTTGTGGCTGAGGAACCTTATGAATGGTACAAGAGTGGCCTAAGTGAAGATGGCACAATCAATTTAGAGGCTCCAAGAAAGTGGCGGCTCTTGAGAGAGAGAACAGGTCATGGTGCCTTTCATGGAATGCGCATTATTATATATGGTGACTGCATTGCACCACGTCTG GATACTCTGAAGCGCGTGGTGAAGGCTGGTGATGGGACAATATTAGCAACTTGTCCTCCTTACACCCGCTTCCTTAACTCGGGAGTCGACTTTGCCATTGTTAGCCCAGGCATGCCGCGTGTGGATATGTGGGTACAGGAGTTTTTAAAACATGAGATACCCTGTGTTGTAGCTGATTACTTGGTCGAGTACGTGTGCAAACCTGGATACCCCCTTGAGAG